The following coding sequences lie in one Rhodopirellula bahusiensis genomic window:
- a CDS encoding lysophospholipid acyltransferase family protein yields the protein MTLTSHIIVLLAKMFSGFTVRWVDCQPDTCQRIYFANHTSHLDAVVLWSALPHEIRSLTRPVAAKDYWTGSWFKEHIARSFNALLIDRKEIKVHKSPIDIMIRQMGDLYSLIVFPEGSRSAGEEMSDFKSGLYYLGKKRPDLELVPVYIENVNRILPRGEVLPVPLLSCITIGAPIFLETGEPKADFLRRARQAVLQLKEV from the coding sequence ATGACACTGACCAGCCACATCATCGTTCTGCTCGCCAAGATGTTCAGCGGCTTCACCGTCCGATGGGTGGACTGCCAACCAGACACGTGCCAACGAATCTACTTTGCCAACCACACCAGCCACCTCGACGCGGTGGTGCTCTGGTCGGCGCTGCCACATGAAATTCGCTCGTTAACTCGACCGGTTGCCGCGAAAGATTATTGGACCGGAAGCTGGTTCAAAGAACACATCGCCCGCAGTTTCAACGCCTTGTTGATCGATCGGAAAGAAATCAAGGTCCACAAAAGCCCGATCGACATCATGATCCGGCAAATGGGTGACCTGTATTCGCTAATTGTTTTTCCGGAAGGAAGCCGATCGGCGGGCGAAGAAATGAGCGACTTCAAAAGCGGGCTGTATTACCTGGGCAAAAAACGCCCTGATCTGGAATTGGTTCCCGTTTACATCGAAAACGTCAATCGAATCCTACCGCGTGGCGAAGTGCTCCCCGTCCCGTTGCTCTCATGCATTACGATCGGTGCTCCCATTTTTTTGGAAACCGGTGAACCCAAAGCTGACTTTTTGCGCCGCGCTCGCCAAGCGGTGCTCCAACTCAAGGAAGTCTGA
- a CDS encoding MauE/DoxX family redox-associated membrane protein, with protein sequence MEAFWAIALLALMAATFRLWLPTSWTGAGDYPAVPMFDLATVGLTQQAANVLSIATPFVIAIACLVTVGGGRWRWAWPIIAVSLVIAVFLDQHRLQPWVYQSFLYAILFAISPRSESGRLPEATFRLIRLLTISVYVFSAAGKLDFQFLHTVGQDFLRVQLEWVGVDVSTWPTKTRLFAAAIFPAFELCVAIALFWPRTRMFGVWMATAMHVGLIAVLSPMGLGHSPGVIVWNVVMALQAWWLFAGPVIEIEDDAAINSDAKADAGRVGPMAWAVVGFAIAMPIFERAGYWDHWLSWALYSPHSSRVTLQIHETAIDRLPEEWRVAVTADEESDRWHDLNLGQLSLAVRGVPAVPQARYQWALADQIIELAGIENQVRGKVQSASDRWTGKRDAQWWTRPDEFQKAGDAFWLVP encoded by the coding sequence TTGGAAGCATTTTGGGCGATCGCGTTGCTGGCGTTGATGGCAGCTACGTTTCGGTTGTGGTTGCCGACAAGTTGGACCGGCGCGGGTGACTATCCCGCGGTGCCGATGTTTGATCTGGCAACGGTTGGACTGACGCAACAAGCCGCAAACGTGCTTTCAATCGCAACGCCATTCGTGATTGCAATTGCTTGTTTAGTGACCGTGGGGGGTGGACGCTGGAGGTGGGCATGGCCGATCATCGCGGTGTCTCTGGTGATTGCAGTGTTTCTGGATCAGCATCGATTGCAGCCTTGGGTGTACCAGTCGTTTCTGTACGCGATCCTGTTTGCAATTTCACCGCGGAGTGAGTCGGGGCGTTTGCCCGAGGCAACCTTTCGTTTGATTCGGTTGCTGACGATCAGCGTGTATGTGTTCAGCGCGGCCGGCAAGTTGGACTTTCAGTTTCTGCACACCGTTGGCCAGGACTTCCTCCGGGTGCAGTTGGAATGGGTGGGCGTTGATGTCTCGACCTGGCCCACGAAAACGAGGTTGTTTGCGGCGGCGATCTTTCCGGCTTTTGAGTTGTGTGTCGCGATCGCGTTGTTTTGGCCTCGAACGCGAATGTTTGGGGTTTGGATGGCGACGGCAATGCACGTTGGATTGATCGCTGTATTGTCTCCGATGGGACTGGGGCACAGTCCCGGCGTGATTGTTTGGAACGTTGTGATGGCGTTGCAGGCGTGGTGGTTGTTTGCTGGGCCGGTGATCGAAATCGAAGATGACGCCGCAATCAACAGTGATGCGAAGGCCGATGCCGGAAGGGTGGGCCCGATGGCTTGGGCGGTGGTGGGCTTCGCCATTGCCATGCCGATCTTCGAGCGAGCTGGGTATTGGGATCACTGGTTGTCGTGGGCGTTGTATTCCCCACACAGCAGTCGCGTGACGCTGCAGATCCACGAGACTGCGATCGATCGATTGCCGGAAGAGTGGCGAGTCGCCGTGACCGCGGATGAGGAGTCGGATCGCTGGCACGATTTGAATCTCGGTCAGCTATCGCTTGCCGTCCGAGGTGTGCCGGCCGTGCCCCAGGCTCGATATCAATGGGCGTTGGCGGACCAAATTATCGAGCTTGCGGGAATCGAGAACCAAGTTCGCGGCAAGGTCCAATCGGCATCTGACCGCTGGACTGGCAAGCGGGATGCTCAGTGGTGGACACGACCGGACGAGTTTCAGAAGGCGGGTGACGCGTTCTGGTTGGTGCCATAA